From the Rhodobacteraceae bacterium M382 genome, one window contains:
- a CDS encoding M50 family metallopeptidase, translating into MTGGLHSPSWYRVADLKPRLRTHAEVHRSVFRGQVWYVIEDHASGAYVRASETAWRIIGLMNGRRTMDEIWRSTAEVLGDDLPTQHDVIQLLIRLHRADVLHAAIPPDMERIQKRGRDADRKKRLAGFRNPLAIRIPVIDPDNFIQATAWLVRPLFSWFGALFWFAVVGGGIFVALQNFEALQSNVADRALTAGNLLIILAIYPLVKAVHELGHAYAVRHWGGEVHEIGVMFLVFMPVPYVDASASSAFRSKWRRAAVAAAGIMVELFLAGAAVLLWVQMEPGLLRAAVMNVMLLAGVSTLFFNGNPLLRFDGYYVLADLVEIPNLGTRSTQYLQYLAQRYLFGISTAVSPVMAPGEAAWFAGYGVLSLIYRYLIMLTIMLLVAGMFFEVGLLLAFWAGVLLLVVPAVRGVRFVLGSPRLEGHRARALIVTGALVGGIFWGLFVQPVPSATIARGVVRAPEASRAVSGADGFVEELLTRPGRTLAQGDPILRIADPLLDAHVQQLDARIEELRLRRFDALVNDRVQADLIAQELGLAEEERHLAVERRGQQIVTAPVSGRLLLPAGDDLVGRFVRKGEALAWVIGEDPGTVRVVIPEANIDLLRRRIDGVQMRRSSAPLDAIPARLSQGTPAAVPVLPSAALATEAGGPIPIDPTADKPLTPVGTIFVIDVRPVDGRPLRALGERVSVRFDHGPTPLGAQLLRAVRQIFLRDLNV; encoded by the coding sequence GTGACCGGGGGACTCCATAGCCCATCCTGGTACCGGGTGGCCGACCTGAAGCCGAGGCTTCGGACCCATGCAGAAGTTCATCGGTCGGTTTTCCGCGGCCAGGTCTGGTATGTGATAGAAGACCACGCCAGCGGTGCCTATGTCCGCGCTTCCGAGACTGCCTGGCGCATTATCGGGTTAATGAACGGCCGCCGGACGATGGACGAAATCTGGCGTTCCACAGCCGAGGTTTTGGGGGATGATCTCCCGACGCAGCACGATGTCATTCAACTGTTGATCCGGTTGCACCGTGCCGATGTTCTGCATGCCGCTATTCCACCGGATATGGAGCGTATCCAAAAACGCGGGCGCGACGCAGATCGCAAAAAACGTCTGGCAGGTTTCCGCAACCCGCTTGCGATCCGGATCCCGGTTATTGATCCAGACAACTTCATTCAGGCAACGGCATGGCTGGTGCGGCCGTTGTTTTCCTGGTTCGGAGCATTGTTTTGGTTTGCGGTTGTTGGTGGCGGGATTTTTGTAGCGCTCCAGAACTTTGAAGCTCTTCAGAGTAATGTTGCAGACCGTGCGTTGACCGCAGGTAACTTGCTGATAATATTAGCGATATACCCATTGGTCAAAGCTGTCCACGAATTGGGCCATGCCTATGCCGTTCGACATTGGGGCGGCGAGGTGCACGAGATTGGCGTTATGTTTCTCGTCTTTATGCCGGTGCCCTATGTTGATGCTTCGGCCTCTTCTGCGTTTCGGTCCAAATGGCGGCGTGCTGCCGTCGCCGCCGCGGGTATCATGGTTGAGCTTTTTCTGGCCGGAGCCGCTGTGCTTCTTTGGGTGCAGATGGAACCCGGCCTGCTGCGTGCCGCGGTCATGAACGTCATGCTTTTGGCGGGTGTTTCAACTCTGTTCTTCAACGGCAACCCGCTCCTGCGTTTTGACGGCTACTATGTGCTTGCGGATCTGGTGGAGATTCCGAACCTGGGCACCCGTTCCACGCAATACCTGCAATATCTCGCTCAGAGATATCTGTTTGGAATAAGTACTGCGGTTTCTCCTGTTATGGCTCCGGGCGAGGCTGCGTGGTTCGCCGGATATGGTGTTCTTTCATTAATCTACCGTTATCTGATCATGCTCACCATCATGCTGCTTGTGGCGGGGATGTTCTTTGAGGTGGGCCTACTTTTGGCTTTTTGGGCCGGTGTTCTTTTGCTGGTCGTGCCGGCGGTTCGCGGGGTTCGTTTTGTTCTGGGTAGCCCCAGGCTGGAGGGTCACCGTGCCCGTGCTTTGATTGTAACCGGGGCTTTGGTCGGTGGCATATTCTGGGGCCTGTTTGTTCAGCCGGTTCCGTCGGCTACAATTGCACGCGGCGTGGTACGGGCCCCCGAAGCATCTCGCGCTGTAAGTGGTGCTGATGGCTTCGTCGAAGAGCTGCTGACGCGTCCCGGTCGAACGCTTGCGCAGGGCGATCCCATTCTTCGTATTGCTGATCCGCTTCTTGATGCGCATGTACAACAGCTGGACGCACGGATCGAGGAGTTGAGGCTGCGCCGCTTCGACGCCTTGGTAAACGATCGGGTACAGGCCGACCTGATTGCTCAGGAGTTGGGGTTGGCCGAAGAAGAACGGCATCTGGCGGTTGAGCGGCGCGGCCAACAGATTGTCACGGCTCCGGTTTCCGGCCGTTTGCTGCTGCCCGCTGGTGATGACCTGGTCGGGCGGTTTGTCCGAAAAGGTGAAGCATTGGCTTGGGTCATAGGGGAAGATCCGGGGACCGTTCGCGTTGTCATCCCAGAGGCGAACATTGACCTGTTGCGGCGGCGTATCGATGGGGTTCAAATGCGTCGCTCCAGTGCGCCTTTGGACGCAATACCAGCCCGCCTGAGCCAAGGAACACCCGCTGCTGTACCTGTTTTGCCAAGCGCGGCATTGGCAACCGAAGCGGGGGGACCCATTCCCATTGATCCAACGGCAGATAAACCGTTGACCCCGGTTGGTACTATCTTTGTCATTGATGTTCGACCAGTAGATGGGCGGCCGCTTAGGGCATTGGGAGAGCGGGTTTCGGTTCGATTTGACCATGGGCCAACACCCTTGGGTGCACAATTGTTGCGCGCGGTTCGTCAGATTTTCTTGCGGGATCTCAATGTCTGA